The following are encoded in a window of bacterium SCSIO 12643 genomic DNA:
- a CDS encoding DUF5615 family PIN-like protein: MKLLIDQNISKRIIDSISDIFPGSLHITGTQLSNYSDLEVWNYALKNDFILISTDPEVFDRCVLSEDSPKTVFVFSEIMTTNKMEWALRINQEDIERFYNEDPASCLRIQV, translated from the coding sequence ATGAAATTACTGATCGACCAGAATATTTCTAAGCGAATTATAGATAGTATCTCTGATATTTTTCCAGGTTCACTACATATTACCGGAACTCAACTTTCCAACTACTCTGATTTAGAAGTATGGAACTATGCTTTGAAGAATGACTTCATTCTCATTTCTACAGATCCGGAAGTTTTTGACAGATGTGTTCTTTCAGAAGATTCCCCCAAGACCGTATTCGTTTTTAGTGAAATCATGACCACAAATAAAATGGAATGGGCGCTTCGAATTAATCAGGAAGACATTGAACGTTTTTATAATGAAGACCCTGCTTCTTGTTTAAGAATTCAGGTATAA
- a CDS encoding DUF433 domain-containing protein gives MELIEIKPEKRFGKPTIKGTRITVYDVLNWLASGMSKSDILNDYAELNEEHINACLSFAANRELKLSFTS, from the coding sequence ATGGAATTAATAGAGATTAAACCGGAGAAAAGATTTGGTAAACCTACTATTAAAGGTACGAGGATTACTGTGTATGATGTATTAAACTGGTTGGCTTCAGGAATGTCTAAATCAGATATACTTAACGATTACGCAGAACTAAATGAAGAACATATTAACGCTTGTTTATCTTTTGCTGCTAACAGAGAACTTAAACTAAGTTTTACTTCGTAA
- a CDS encoding T9SS type A sorting domain-containing protein yields MKKNKTWKKLLLLFILFIGMNSNSLFSQNYVTIGGGTNNTTSSVATPYSTYYHDARHQYLYTGQQLINNGAVAGMIWSLGFNVGSASGVPLNGFTIKLSTVPNTTTTIPVGWAANPTIVYSSSTPITPTLGWNQYSFQSPFYWNGSDGIIVEVCFDNTSWGTSTGVRYSNAANKSRGKYKDNDVGCSLGNGSLTNKRPNIRIDNTPIFTNDASVQSLINPTFPNCIVDSLVKIELHNAGTANLNSVDINWSINGTLQTAFQWNGSIAQFDNDTVTLGTIIGGFSDNDVLKVWTSNPNGGVDSMNINDTISKIIHSSLSGTYSIHPTPGTGYYHNFTEAIEAMQTYGVCGPVIFDVYDTNYTEQIEVSGIHGISDTNTVTFRTQPNGNQKAVIKYNPSNSGNNYVVKLKNISNIIFDNIAIKALGAPYSRALVTAGASNKSITIKNCLLTSTTTTYTTTNNAVVYMNTGDNSHWKFTNNTIMRGSYGILFKAPGGNLADSNVFTQNRFRHQRSYGAVITNQKDIQFERNNIFSNTTYPSGIAFSFEANFGGSYKNNYIEGRTHFPKEGMKFNGIGGTLNNMTQVSNNRIYMPANASTNALSIIDNLFVAYTFNSIYKSGTNSTNRGININGPGYVSLKNNNVQVRNSGIAIRIAGSSVAECDYNNLSVPDSTGRVGWINGTSHDSINHWQVASGLDANSISVDSVYTDTTRLLVCTIDLYAKGSPILGINTDFSGQARQAIPCIGADEFMALSVLGQNLNHTLCTGDTLTLTQLYFDTVIWNNVDTNKTHVFTTHGTQQISVIGLCGTGSANFDIIAQETVVINDTNLCEGTSAQLAANINNGSYLWSTGSTSSSITVDSAQTVSISVIDSNGCHSADTIQITQSTDVSLVDSTTFCEGSNVVIDANITGTYAWHDGSTNQTLSVNTPGMVSVTVTDQNCISSDSVFVSEILNPIASFTDSSSSYTVAFTNTSQNATSYLWEFGDGTTSTDIHPIHIYPWTNSDSVIVSVKLTAYNSCTDDFMVDSQVRYGKLVSISEIDPLTGISVYPNPNNGQFNISIESGQNSNMEIQVIHLNGSILYYDTFQSISGEMIKEISLENVAPGIYFVEVQKDEKTAIYKILVQ; encoded by the coding sequence ATGAAGAAAAACAAAACCTGGAAAAAATTATTATTGCTATTCATTCTATTCATAGGGATGAATTCCAATTCACTATTCTCTCAGAATTATGTAACAATTGGAGGGGGAACAAATAACACGACTTCATCGGTTGCAACACCTTATAGCACGTATTATCATGATGCAAGACACCAATACTTATATACAGGACAACAACTCATAAATAATGGAGCTGTAGCAGGTATGATTTGGAGTCTGGGTTTTAATGTGGGTTCAGCCAGCGGTGTGCCTTTAAATGGATTTACAATTAAACTTTCTACTGTACCCAATACTACGACAACAATACCCGTTGGGTGGGCTGCAAATCCAACTATTGTCTATAGTTCATCTACTCCTATAACTCCAACTCTGGGATGGAATCAATATTCATTTCAATCGCCATTTTACTGGAATGGTAGTGATGGAATCATTGTTGAAGTATGCTTTGACAATACCTCATGGGGTACATCAACTGGTGTTAGATATTCTAATGCGGCAAACAAGTCTAGAGGTAAATATAAAGACAATGATGTGGGGTGTTCGCTTGGTAATGGTTCTTTAACGAATAAAAGACCTAACATAAGAATCGATAATACGCCTATTTTCACTAACGATGCATCTGTACAGTCATTAATTAATCCAACTTTCCCAAATTGTATAGTGGATTCATTGGTTAAAATAGAACTCCATAATGCTGGTACAGCGAATTTGAATTCTGTAGATATTAATTGGTCTATTAATGGAACTCTTCAAACTGCTTTCCAATGGAACGGATCTATTGCACAATTTGATAATGACACTGTAACTCTAGGCACCATTATTGGCGGCTTCTCTGATAACGATGTTCTTAAAGTATGGACCTCTAACCCAAATGGGGGGGTAGATAGCATGAATATTAACGACACGATTAGCAAAATTATTCATAGTTCTTTATCCGGCACATATAGTATCCACCCTACTCCAGGAACTGGTTACTATCATAATTTTACAGAAGCAATTGAGGCCATGCAAACCTATGGAGTATGTGGACCAGTTATCTTTGATGTGTACGATACCAATTATACAGAGCAAATAGAAGTTTCAGGTATTCATGGTATTTCGGATACGAATACAGTGACCTTTAGAACGCAACCAAACGGTAATCAAAAGGCTGTAATCAAATACAATCCATCAAATAGCGGAAATAATTATGTGGTTAAGCTTAAAAATATTTCGAACATCATATTTGACAATATTGCTATAAAAGCTCTTGGTGCACCATATTCCAGAGCATTAGTCACAGCAGGTGCTTCTAATAAAAGTATTACCATTAAAAATTGCTTATTGACCTCCACCACCACTACATATACCACCACCAATAATGCGGTAGTATACATGAATACTGGGGACAATTCTCATTGGAAATTCACTAACAATACGATCATGCGAGGTTCTTACGGTATACTATTTAAAGCTCCAGGAGGAAATCTGGCAGATAGTAACGTTTTTACACAAAACAGGTTTAGACATCAAAGGTCATATGGAGCCGTTATTACCAATCAAAAAGATATTCAATTTGAGAGGAATAATATCTTTTCTAATACGACCTACCCATCGGGTATCGCATTTTCATTTGAAGCCAATTTCGGAGGTTCGTACAAAAATAATTACATCGAAGGTCGTACACACTTTCCAAAAGAAGGAATGAAATTCAATGGTATTGGAGGGACATTAAATAATATGACTCAGGTATCTAATAACCGAATATACATGCCTGCAAATGCATCGACAAATGCATTAAGCATTATCGATAACTTGTTTGTCGCATACACATTCAATTCCATATATAAATCAGGTACAAACTCTACCAATAGAGGAATCAATATCAACGGACCTGGATATGTCTCTTTGAAAAATAATAATGTTCAGGTTCGAAATTCAGGTATCGCCATTCGAATTGCAGGATCATCTGTAGCAGAATGTGACTACAACAACCTAAGCGTTCCTGATTCAACCGGTCGAGTTGGCTGGATCAATGGAACGTCTCATGATTCCATTAATCATTGGCAAGTTGCATCAGGACTGGATGCCAATTCAATAAGTGTCGATTCAGTGTATACGGATACAACCAGATTACTTGTCTGTACTATTGATCTATATGCTAAAGGCTCACCAATATTAGGAATCAATACAGACTTTAGTGGACAAGCACGTCAAGCGATTCCATGCATTGGAGCGGATGAGTTTATGGCGCTTTCAGTATTGGGCCAAAACTTAAACCATACTTTGTGTACCGGAGATACTTTAACATTGACACAACTCTATTTTGATACCGTAATTTGGAATAACGTGGACACCAATAAAACTCATGTTTTTACCACACACGGCACACAACAAATTAGTGTCATTGGTTTATGCGGTACAGGGTCTGCAAACTTTGACATTATTGCGCAGGAAACAGTAGTTATCAATGACACCAATTTATGTGAAGGCACATCAGCACAGTTAGCTGCCAACATCAATAATGGTTCTTATTTATGGAGTACGGGATCAACAAGTTCATCAATAACAGTTGATTCAGCGCAAACCGTGAGCATTTCTGTTATTGATTCCAATGGGTGTCACTCCGCGGATACCATTCAGATTACACAAAGCACAGATGTTTCATTGGTTGATTCTACAACTTTTTGTGAAGGGTCAAATGTGGTCATTGATGCGAATATCACGGGTACTTATGCATGGCATGATGGTTCTACAAATCAAACACTTTCTGTAAATACTCCGGGAATGGTATCGGTAACAGTAACCGATCAAAATTGTATTTCATCTGATTCTGTTTTTGTTTCAGAAATTCTAAATCCAATCGCATCTTTCACCGATTCCTCTTCTTCATACACAGTGGCGTTTACCAATACGTCTCAAAATGCGACTTCATATTTATGGGAGTTTGGAGATGGAACCACATCTACAGATATTCACCCGATACATATTTATCCCTGGACAAATTCAGATTCTGTTATTGTCTCAGTTAAATTAACGGCTTATAATAGTTGCACTGATGATTTTATGGTTGACTCTCAAGTGAGGTATGGCAAACTTGTAAGTATCTCTGAAATTGATCCATTGACCGGAATATCAGTATATCCTAATCCAAATAACGGCCAGTTTAACATTTCCATAGAATCTGGTCAAAATTCAAATATGGAGATTCAGGTCATCCATTTGAATGGCTCTATCCTATATTATGATACTTTCCAGAGTATCAGTGGTGAAATGATTAAAGAAATCTCATTAGAGAATGTTGCTCCAGGAATATACTTTGTGGAAGTCCAAAAGGATGAAAAGACAGCTATCTACAAAATCCTTGTTCAATAA
- a CDS encoding tetratricopeptide repeat protein encodes MKKNLKEYILLALSVFSFNLLIFSQLSVSDSVFDEIKVHGADIVLTGISEPKVHFDSLDIAVIDFAIKYSREHGLNEHLARLYIQKAKFNLEQDKISECIFYCLEALELCKSYNISLDLKKSAYITLSKGFQEMGAFDESIGHRNSYLELANGEVWDEEISNSLSFIGNLYLRKKDYDSAYHFYDRARIYSEKFNQQRSTAEALNNLGLTVYKIPEFDSAANFFEAALKIYRTKHTPEDSLKVGIITGNLAICFHLRNEKEKIIRLVNEQIQITKRYKDYDALSVAYFEMCNTYYNLQDYKKTQIYLDSVLATNLLRKQNEAAKFQRLGIYGSYGHITRLLRDFDKTMYYHDLYYAIYDSLYGASVTEELVKSVTQYKVSGIKSELKLKKALLQQSQDEIKAMEQEKNLSTLKVVFGSVTGILLLAIGGIVFNKMKSEHKRKLEIKELNQQILEATVKNKTDRLTQSALSMTRKVDFSKELISKLSKIKGIEPKDLSPIKVFISNEFRMDESFLEMENYIAELSEDFFLTLKIKFPELTENEIKLCGLIRLGLSNKEIAVIKNNTLNTIKVAKTRLSKKLNLVPGASILEFLKSI; translated from the coding sequence TTGAAAAAGAATTTAAAAGAATATATACTTCTAGCACTGTCTGTTTTTAGTTTTAACCTATTGATATTTTCTCAGTTAAGTGTTTCTGATAGTGTGTTTGATGAGATTAAGGTACACGGAGCAGATATCGTATTAACCGGAATATCTGAGCCTAAAGTACATTTTGACTCTTTAGATATTGCGGTGATTGATTTTGCAATTAAATACAGCAGAGAACATGGATTAAATGAGCATTTAGCCAGATTATACATTCAAAAAGCGAAATTTAATTTAGAACAGGATAAAATATCAGAATGTATCTTTTATTGTTTAGAGGCTTTAGAATTGTGCAAAAGCTATAATATCTCGTTAGACTTAAAGAAATCTGCATATATCACTTTATCAAAAGGATTTCAGGAAATGGGTGCATTTGATGAATCCATTGGCCATAGGAATAGTTATTTAGAGCTTGCAAACGGGGAAGTTTGGGATGAAGAAATTTCTAATTCATTAAGTTTTATTGGGAATTTATATCTAAGAAAAAAGGATTATGATTCAGCATATCATTTTTACGATAGGGCCAGGATATATTCCGAAAAATTTAATCAACAACGAAGTACTGCTGAAGCTTTAAATAACCTTGGGTTAACGGTATACAAGATTCCGGAGTTTGATTCTGCAGCTAATTTCTTTGAAGCGGCTTTAAAAATATATAGGACAAAACACACACCGGAAGATAGTTTAAAAGTGGGAATAATTACAGGTAATTTGGCCATTTGCTTTCATCTTAGAAATGAAAAAGAGAAAATAATTAGACTAGTGAATGAGCAAATTCAAATTACCAAAAGGTATAAAGATTATGACGCACTTTCTGTAGCTTATTTTGAAATGTGTAATACCTATTATAATCTTCAGGATTATAAGAAAACACAGATTTATTTAGATTCCGTATTGGCTACTAATCTGTTAAGAAAACAGAATGAAGCGGCCAAATTTCAAAGGTTAGGTATATATGGGTCTTATGGTCATATAACCAGGTTGTTGAGGGATTTTGATAAAACGATGTATTACCATGATTTGTATTATGCGATATATGATTCTTTATATGGAGCAAGTGTAACAGAGGAATTGGTGAAGAGTGTTACTCAATATAAAGTTTCAGGTATTAAAAGTGAATTAAAACTTAAAAAAGCACTTTTACAACAAAGTCAAGATGAGATAAAGGCGATGGAACAGGAGAAGAATTTATCCACATTAAAAGTAGTTTTTGGAAGTGTAACAGGGATATTATTATTAGCTATTGGAGGAATTGTTTTCAATAAAATGAAGTCTGAGCATAAAAGAAAACTTGAGATAAAAGAACTTAACCAGCAAATTCTTGAAGCGACTGTAAAAAACAAAACAGATCGATTAACTCAGTCTGCATTGAGTATGACCAGAAAAGTTGATTTTTCAAAAGAATTAATTAGTAAACTATCTAAGATAAAGGGTATAGAACCAAAGGATTTATCTCCAATCAAAGTTTTTATATCAAATGAGTTTAGAATGGATGAATCTTTTTTGGAAATGGAAAATTATATTGCTGAATTAAGTGAAGATTTCTTTTTGACGCTTAAAATTAAGTTCCCTGAATTGACAGAAAATGAAATTAAACTGTGTGGTTTGATTCGTTTGGGGTTATCCAACAAAGAAATTGCGGTGATTAAAAACAACACACTGAATACTATAAAAGTAGCTAAGACGAGATTGAGCAAAAAACTGAACCTGGTTCCAGGGGCAAGTATTTTAGAGTTTTTAAAATCTATTTAG
- a CDS encoding DNA polymerase III subunit alpha, translated as MYINNHTYYSLKFGTISPKELLHQMLDAQVKSFAITDINNTTALLDFLRLTQKHFIKIVAGIDFRNGAQQQFVALAKNNQGFQEINQHLSYYNHLDQPIPPQAPPFKNAFTIYPLGTQPVSALNENEFIGVKASQIHELRLGKLKYHQDKLVILQPVTFRNKRDFNAHRLLRAIANNTLLSKLSKTEEADPKDIFYSPDDLKEVFAEFPTIIQNTHDLLDACHIHFDLKNENGHNNLSHYTGNEELDFRFIKHLAFKNLAYRFDTIDDDIYDRINMELDVIRKKKFISYFLIAWKVTKYARSKGYYYVGRGSGANSIISYLLRITDVDPMELDLYFERFINLFRQNPPDFDIDFSWKDREDITRYIFERFPNATLLAAYSTYKQKSVLRELGKVFGLPNHEIDKLQRYPQKADEIGKIVLKYSSLIHGFPSHLTVHSSGIIISDRPIHYFSATFMPPKGYPTTHFDMHTAEDISLYKFDILGQRGLAKIKDALQIIRDTNQNTTLDIHDIKSLKTDQKSNDLLRQGNAIACFYIESPAMRMLLRKLRVSKYLDLVAASSVIRPGVAQSGMMREYIIRHRNPEKRELARQKSKILYDLMPDTYGVMVYQEDVIKVAHYFAGLSLAEADVLRRGMSGKYRSRDEFQQVKRKFFDNCKTKGYDPAHVKEVWYQIESFAGYAFAKGHSASYAVESYQCLYLKAYYPLEFLVATINNGGGFYSRQLYIYEAQKHGGKIHLPCINQSEQITVLYGTEIYLGFNFIHGLEAKTIKAILWERNRFGFLSGFRDFVQRVPVSLEQLMILIRSNAFQFTKQTKKTLLWDAHLLLNKQKKKPKTLSLFQPKAKKFELPTLWKHDLEDAFDEIELFGFPISISPFKLSSHIPSSSITAEMLPQYVNQNITIVGYLIHVKSIKTRNKKGMFFGTFIDLKGQWLDTVSFPLVASKYPFTGTGSYLLHGKVVEEFDYYSLEIISQKRIPNKNMQDEENTRLKLGKNVTSIH; from the coding sequence ATGTATATTAATAATCACACATATTACAGTTTAAAATTTGGAACGATTTCTCCCAAGGAATTGCTCCATCAAATGCTGGATGCTCAAGTGAAATCTTTTGCGATTACAGATATCAACAACACCACCGCGCTATTGGACTTTTTACGGCTGACTCAAAAACATTTCATCAAAATAGTCGCAGGTATTGATTTTAGAAATGGGGCACAACAACAATTTGTAGCTTTAGCCAAAAACAATCAGGGATTTCAGGAAATCAACCAACATCTATCCTATTACAATCATTTGGACCAACCCATCCCACCTCAGGCTCCTCCTTTCAAAAATGCATTTACCATTTATCCATTAGGGACTCAACCCGTTTCTGCATTAAACGAAAACGAATTTATTGGGGTGAAAGCTTCACAAATTCATGAACTGCGTTTAGGGAAACTCAAATACCATCAAGATAAACTGGTGATTTTACAGCCTGTGACTTTTAGAAATAAACGTGATTTTAATGCACATCGACTCTTACGTGCTATAGCTAATAACACCCTACTCAGTAAACTTTCTAAAACAGAAGAAGCTGACCCGAAAGACATTTTTTATAGTCCGGACGATCTTAAAGAAGTATTCGCAGAATTCCCTACAATCATTCAAAATACTCATGATCTATTAGATGCTTGTCATATCCATTTTGATCTCAAAAATGAAAACGGTCATAATAACCTCAGCCATTATACCGGAAATGAAGAACTTGACTTTCGATTTATCAAACATCTTGCATTTAAAAATCTGGCATATCGATTCGATACAATAGATGATGATATATATGATCGAATTAATATGGAACTGGACGTCATCCGAAAAAAGAAGTTTATTTCTTACTTCCTGATTGCCTGGAAAGTCACGAAATATGCACGAAGTAAAGGATACTACTATGTAGGCCGTGGTAGCGGAGCTAACAGCATCATCTCTTATCTACTTAGAATCACCGATGTAGACCCCATGGAATTAGATCTTTATTTTGAGCGATTTATCAACTTATTCCGACAAAATCCGCCCGATTTCGATATTGACTTTTCATGGAAGGATCGAGAAGATATTACCCGATACATTTTCGAACGATTTCCGAATGCCACACTTTTAGCCGCATATAGCACTTACAAACAAAAATCGGTACTTCGAGAACTGGGCAAAGTCTTTGGGCTCCCAAATCATGAAATAGACAAACTACAACGCTATCCGCAGAAAGCAGATGAAATTGGCAAAATCGTATTGAAATACAGTTCACTTATTCACGGTTTTCCCAGCCATTTAACCGTTCACTCTTCGGGAATCATTATTTCCGATCGTCCTATTCATTATTTTTCGGCTACGTTTATGCCTCCCAAAGGCTACCCTACCACACATTTTGATATGCATACGGCCGAAGATATTTCCCTATATAAATTCGATATTCTAGGGCAACGAGGATTGGCTAAGATTAAAGATGCCCTTCAAATTATTCGGGACACTAACCAAAATACGACATTAGATATCCATGATATTAAAAGTCTAAAAACAGATCAAAAATCAAATGATTTACTCCGACAGGGAAATGCAATTGCATGCTTTTATATTGAATCTCCTGCGATGCGCATGCTCCTGCGAAAACTCCGTGTGAGTAAATATTTAGATCTTGTAGCCGCAAGTTCAGTGATTCGTCCAGGGGTTGCGCAAAGTGGGATGATGCGTGAATACATTATCCGTCATCGAAATCCTGAAAAACGTGAATTGGCCCGACAAAAATCAAAAATCCTATATGATTTAATGCCAGATACCTATGGTGTAATGGTATATCAGGAAGATGTGATTAAGGTTGCACATTATTTTGCCGGACTTTCACTGGCAGAAGCAGATGTATTAAGACGTGGAATGAGTGGAAAATATCGTTCCAGAGATGAATTTCAACAAGTCAAAAGGAAATTCTTTGATAACTGTAAAACCAAAGGTTATGATCCGGCTCATGTCAAAGAAGTTTGGTATCAAATCGAAAGTTTTGCAGGATATGCTTTTGCCAAGGGGCATTCTGCGAGTTATGCCGTTGAAAGCTATCAATGCTTATATCTGAAAGCTTACTATCCACTTGAGTTTTTAGTCGCCACCATTAACAATGGTGGGGGCTTCTACTCTCGTCAACTCTATATTTATGAAGCCCAAAAACACGGAGGAAAAATTCATTTGCCCTGTATTAATCAAAGTGAACAAATTACCGTATTATATGGTACTGAAATCTATTTGGGGTTTAATTTTATTCATGGTTTAGAAGCTAAAACCATCAAAGCAATCCTCTGGGAACGGAATCGTTTTGGGTTTTTAAGTGGGTTTAGGGACTTTGTTCAACGTGTTCCTGTCTCTCTGGAACAATTAATGATTCTTATTCGAAGCAATGCTTTTCAGTTTACCAAACAAACGAAAAAGACCCTTTTATGGGATGCGCATCTACTTCTGAATAAACAAAAAAAGAAACCCAAAACATTGTCTTTATTTCAACCTAAAGCAAAAAAATTTGAACTCCCTACCTTGTGGAAACATGATCTTGAGGATGCCTTTGATGAAATTGAACTTTTTGGATTCCCCATAAGTATTTCACCTTTTAAGCTCTCATCCCATATTCCCTCCTCTTCTATCACAGCTGAAATGTTACCCCAATACGTTAATCAAAACATTACTATTGTAGGTTATCTTATTCACGTCAAAAGCATTAAGACACGAAATAAGAAAGGAATGTTTTTCGGCACTTTTATTGACCTTAAAGGACAATGGTTAGATACCGTAAGTTTTCCACTAGTTGCTTCCAAATACCCTTTTACAGGTACAGGTAGTTATTTACTCCATGGTAAAGTTGTCGAAGAATTTGATTATTATAGTCTGGAGATTATTTCTCAAAAGCGTATTCCCAATAAAAATATGCAAGACGAGGAAAATACACGTTTGAAACTTGGAAAAAACGTTACATCTATTCACTAA